ATAGGAAATGAGTGTCCTGTGACCTCCGGTACCAAAAATACCTCCATTCCATTCCCCATTCACCTTCATCCCTTATATACTGCTTTATGTTGTTTGTTGATGATCTGTCTCCCCAACTAAACACGAGCTACACAATGGCAAGAATTTGCCTGTTTTTATCACTACATCCCCAACAAGAGAACAGGCTTTGCACAGAATAAGAACTAATGAACTGGAATCAACAAGGTCCATCTCTGATGGTTTCTAAAGGTAAATTCTTCTTCTGTCCCTCCAGCCTTCAGTATAAGGCCCTTGTCATGCCCATGGATTTGGGAAGGGAGAAATACATCAAGGACCATGACACTTACAAGCTGTCTCTACAGAACAACTAAttgcaacaaaacagaaaaaacaagacTTGCTGGGTTCTGAGGATTTAGATTCTGGACTTGCAGTATGGTAAATAATAGGTCATCTTGTATATAAGTAGACCCAAATCAATGGAAAGAGTCAACCAAACCAGCAGTGTTTCCGAGTTCATCCTCCTGGGACTCTCCTCCCGGCCTGAAGACCAGAAGCCACTCTTTATCCTCTTCCTCACCATGTACCTGGTCACCATAACAgggaacctgctcatcatcctCGCCATCCACTCTGACCCCCAGCTCCAGAcccccatgtatttcttcctgagtTTCCTGTCCTTCACTGACATTTGCTTTACAACAACCATTGTCCCCAGGATGCTAGTGAGCTTCCTGTCAGAGAAGACCATCTCCTATGCTGGGTGTCTGAcacagatgtattttatttatgctcTGGGCAACACTGACAGCTGCCTCCTGGCGGTCATGGCCcttgaccgctatgtggccatctgtgaCCCCTTCCACTATGTCACCACCATGAAACACCACCACTGTGTCCTGCTGGTGGCCTTTTCCTGCTCATTTCCTCACCTCCACTCACTCC
The Prionailurus viverrinus isolate Anna chromosome D4, UM_Priviv_1.0, whole genome shotgun sequence genome window above contains:
- the LOC125150928 gene encoding olfactory receptor 1L8-like, whose protein sequence is MERVNQTSSVSEFILLGLSSRPEDQKPLFILFLTMYLVTITGNLLIILAIHSDPQLQTPMYFFLSFLSFTDICFTTTIVPRMLVSFLSEKTISYAGCLTQMYFIYALGNTDSCLLAVMALDRYVAICDPFHYVTTMKHHHCVLLVAFSCSFPHLHSLLHTLLLNRLTFCDNNVIHHFLCDLSPLMKLSCSSTFLNEIVIMSEGSVVLVTPFVCITFSYIRILITVLKIPSAAGKRKAFSTCGSHLTVVTLFYGSIFYVYLQPLSTYTARDHIATLVYTVLTSMLNPFIYSLRNKDLKQGLRKLMGRRKSQAAPS